One region of Daphnia pulicaria isolate SC F1-1A chromosome 7, SC_F0-13Bv2, whole genome shotgun sequence genomic DNA includes:
- the LOC124350628 gene encoding uncharacterized protein LOC124350628, with amino-acid sequence MPQLIGVKSLYKTCLDFVVNNMALLCEKPNSDFGNLNKSIDSPFDQLPNKLLEDIINSLRSKGCLKQFLGILAVPHLETLNLSHLKSEDDQSIELDNSMRCVNLKHLGMEIFSDEFFTSFIPKLSKLQVLDISYSEADDSSLEVIGTCCTHLRALDFYHCQNITDIGVKGLCDGATRNLGSGVDGLGLPKSLVKLRSSGTLITSVGVQLILENFHSLQVWDMATVQTFARIHTEFFLIQKLEIPKYSLVCLEIAPYASYIPKALGFVVSLCPSVTEVEIKSYLGLTDSDLLDLLSLKNLRNFKMSGTSPSNGNVTFGGGVTPILKAFGNSSLKALSLSRLSDVNILVITQLCPNLHSLDLIDNLNYFTAKLVEEWVKTEPTEPKVLKQLEKLRLFGSGIPREHLILLLSSPLLVEILIGRCSTLNDDILQKVARIQKFNNLEKLVVMLCDNVTEKGIDIFMNTQNPLKDVLIDRCAEISKSNAECWERQAKKNNWQLLIDYYSSYY; translated from the exons ATGCCACAATTGATTGGAGTGAAGTCACTATACAAAACATGCCTTGATTTTGTTGTCAACAACATGGCTCTGTTGTGTGAGAAACCAAACAGCGACTTTGGTAACCTCAACAAATCAATTGACAGTCCTTTTGATCAATTGC CCAACAAGTTATTGGAGGACATTATCAATTCTCTTCGAAGCAAAGGATGTTTGAAACAATTTCTCGGTATACTGGCAGTTCCACATTTAGAGACCTTGAATCTCAGTCATTTAAAAAGTGAAGATGATCAATCCATTGAGCTTGATAATTCAATGAGATGTGTa AACTTAAAACATCTGGGCATGGAGATTTTTAGTGATGAATTCTTTACTTCTTTCATTCCTAAGCTTTCAAAATTACAAGTACTGGACATTTCATATTCTGAAGCAGATGACAGCAGCTTGGAAGTAATAGGAACTTGCTGCACACATTTGAG AGCACTAGATTTTTATCACTGCCAGAATATCACAGATATTGGAGTTAAAGGATTGTGTGACGGTGCAACGCGTAATCTAGGAAGTGGAGTTGATGGATTGGGGCTGCCCAAATCTCTTGTAAAGTTGCGTTCGAGTGGTACGTTAATAACTTCCGTAGGAGTGCAGTTGATCTTAGAAAACTTTCATAGTCTTCAAGTCTGGGATATGGCTACTGTTCAAACCTTTGCGAGAATTCACACAGAGTTTTTCTTGATCCAAAAGTTAGAGATTCCAAAGTATTCTCTGGTATGTTTAGAAATCGCTCCTTACGCTTCCTACATCCCTAAAGCTCTGGGATTTGTTGTGTCTCTGTGCCCGTCTGTGACCGAGGTGGAAATCAAAAGCTACTTAGGACTGACAGACAGTGATTTGCTTGATTTGTTGTCTCTTAAAAATCTccgtaattttaaaatgagtgGAACTTCCCCTTCTAATGGTAACGTCACGTTTGGTGGCGGTGTGACTCCAATTTTAAAAGCCTTTGGAAATTCATCACTGAAGGCACTTTCCCTATCCAGGTTGAGTGATGTAAATATTCTGGTAATCACACAGCTTTGCCCAAACCTTCACTCCCTTGACCTTATCGATAATTTAAACTATTTCACCGCCAAACTTGTTGAAGAATGGGTTAAGACTGAACCGACTGAACCTAAAGTATTAAAGCAACTGGAAAAGTTGAGACTTTTTGGTAGTGGTATACCGCGCGAACACTTGATCTTGTTGTTGTCTTCGCCTTTATTAGTGGAAATATTGATTGGTAGATGTTCTACGCTCAACGACGACATTCTTCAAAAGGTCGctagaattcaaaaattcaataatctTGAAAAGTTAGTCGTTATGTTATGCGACAATGTGACCGAGAAAGGAATTGATATTTTCATGAATACTCAAAACCCTCTTAAAGATGTCTTGATCGATCGGTGTGCTGAAATATCGAAGAGTAATGCAGAGTGTTGGGAAAGGCaagctaaaaaaaacaattggcaATTACTCATCGATTATTATTCGAGTTATTATTAG